A single Tumebacillus sp. BK434 DNA region contains:
- a CDS encoding IS3 family transposase: IDLFNNEVIAWSISKRNDLELVRATLDQLSKVPGVYGAILHSDQGFQYTSKGYANRIASLGLIGSNSRRGNCFDNACIESFFSHLKAEEIYLNKPESYEVAKRNIAAYINYYNNSRFQTKLSERSPVEYRKALAA; this comes from the coding sequence TGATTGATCTCTTTAACAACGAAGTGATTGCATGGTCGATCTCCAAACGAAACGACCTGGAGCTCGTGCGAGCAACTCTGGATCAGCTTTCAAAGGTACCCGGAGTTTACGGGGCAATTCTACACTCAGACCAGGGCTTCCAATACACTTCAAAGGGGTATGCAAATCGGATCGCAAGTCTCGGTCTAATTGGGAGCAATTCGCGTCGTGGCAACTGTTTTGATAACGCATGTATAGAGTCATTCTTTTCGCATTTGAAGGCAGAAGAGATTTACCTTAATAAGCCGGAAAGCTACGAGGTCGCGAAGAGAAACATCGCCGCCTACATCAACTACTATAACAACTCACGTTTCCAAACTAAATTAAGCGAGCGCTCCCCCGTTGAGTACCGGAAAGCGCTCGCTGCATAA